A genomic window from Chitinophaga pollutisoli includes:
- a CDS encoding NAD(P)-dependent oxidoreductase, translating to MVKAFLGMGLLGSNFVTAMLEKGDKVNIWNRSPEKAAALEPLGAQAFATPARAVQGAAIVHVTLKDDQSVDEVLAASETGLHPGAIIIDHTTTTKDGAIARTKNWKDKGFNYLHAPVFMGPANARDSSGYMLVSGDQAVIEQVKPLLEKMTGQIVNLGPEEGKAAAMKLVGNCFLVAFTAGLRDTFALASSMGQDARDISGLFDIWNPAQMLPVRIRRMSAGDYSKPSWELNMARKDTQIFIDTVRQSGGELAIMPAIAALMDEWIAKGFGRSDWNVIAKDVAK from the coding sequence ATGGTGAAAGCATTTTTAGGAATGGGCCTGCTGGGATCGAATTTCGTTACGGCGATGCTTGAAAAAGGTGATAAGGTAAATATCTGGAACCGCAGCCCGGAAAAGGCGGCAGCGCTGGAACCCCTGGGCGCGCAAGCCTTCGCAACCCCGGCGCGCGCCGTACAGGGAGCGGCAATAGTGCATGTTACCCTGAAAGATGATCAGAGCGTGGATGAAGTGCTGGCGGCGTCAGAAACCGGCCTGCATCCCGGCGCCATCATCATCGATCATACGACTACAACCAAAGACGGCGCCATCGCCCGCACAAAAAACTGGAAAGATAAAGGTTTCAATTACCTGCACGCACCCGTGTTCATGGGCCCCGCCAATGCGCGCGACAGCAGCGGCTATATGCTCGTATCCGGCGACCAGGCGGTTATTGAGCAAGTAAAACCGCTCCTGGAGAAAATGACCGGACAGATCGTGAACCTCGGGCCGGAAGAAGGCAAGGCCGCAGCGATGAAGCTGGTGGGCAATTGCTTCCTGGTAGCCTTCACGGCAGGCCTGCGCGATACCTTCGCCCTGGCTTCCTCAATGGGGCAGGATGCGCGCGATATCAGCGGTCTTTTCGATATCTGGAACCCAGCGCAGATGCTCCCCGTACGTATCCGACGCATGAGCGCCGGCGATTATTCCAAACCTTCGTGGGAACTGAATATGGCGAGGAAAGACACGCAGATTTTCATCGATACCGTAAGGCAATCCGGTGGTGAGCTGGCGATCATGCCTGCCATCGCGGCTTTGATGGATGAATGGATCGCCAAAGGCTTCGGGCGCAGTGACTGGAACGTTATCGCGAAAGACGTAGCGAAATAA